The Propionibacterium freudenreichii subsp. freudenreichii genome contains a region encoding:
- the rpsL gene encoding 30S ribosomal protein S12, whose translation MPTIQQLVRKGRSDKVSQSKTPALKGSPQRRGVCTRVYTTTPKKPNSAMRKVARVRLSSGIEVTAYIPGIGHNLQEHSMVLVRGGRVKDLPGVRYKIVRGSLDTQGVKGRKQARSRYGAKKEK comes from the coding sequence GTGCCTACCATTCAGCAGCTGGTCCGCAAGGGCCGTAGTGACAAGGTCAGTCAGAGCAAGACCCCCGCGCTCAAGGGTTCGCCCCAGCGTCGTGGTGTCTGCACGCGCGTCTACACGACCACTCCCAAGAAGCCGAACTCCGCCATGCGCAAGGTGGCACGTGTTCGCTTGAGCTCGGGCATTGAGGTGACTGCATATATCCCCGGCATCGGCCATAACCTTCAGGAGCACTCGATGGTGCTCGTGCGCGGCGGCCGTGTGAAGGACCTTCCCGGCGTCCGATACAAGATCGTTCGCGGCAGCTTGGACACCCAGGGTGTCAAGGGCCGCAAGCAGGCCCGCAGCCGCTACGGCGCCAAGAAGGAGAAGTAA
- the rpsG gene encoding 30S ribosomal protein S7 — protein MPRKGPAPKRPVVVDPVYSSPLVSQLVSKILVDGKKTVAQSIVYTAMEGTREKTGVDPVQTLKKALENVKPAVEVRSRRVGGATYQVPIEVKPARSNTLAMRWLVSFSRDRREKTMAERLQNEILDASNGLGASVKKREDTHRMAEANRAFAHYRW, from the coding sequence ATGCCTCGCAAAGGACCCGCGCCCAAGCGCCCCGTTGTCGTTGACCCCGTGTACAGCTCGCCGCTGGTGAGCCAGCTCGTGAGCAAGATCCTGGTCGACGGCAAGAAGACCGTTGCCCAGTCCATCGTGTACACCGCGATGGAGGGAACCCGCGAGAAGACCGGCGTCGATCCGGTCCAGACGCTCAAGAAGGCCCTCGAGAACGTGAAGCCCGCCGTCGAGGTGCGCTCCCGTCGAGTTGGCGGCGCCACCTACCAGGTGCCGATCGAGGTCAAGCCGGCCCGCTCGAACACGCTGGCCATGCGTTGGCTGGTCAGCTTCTCGCGCGATCGCCGCGAGAAGACGATGGCCGAGCGCCTTCAGAACGAGATCCTGGATGCCAGCAATGGCCTGGGTGCCTCGGTGAAGAAGCGCGAAGATACCCACCGTATGGCCGAGGCCAACCGCGCCTTCGCGCACTACCGCTGGTAG